A single region of the Salvia splendens isolate huo1 chromosome 18, SspV2, whole genome shotgun sequence genome encodes:
- the LOC121776421 gene encoding uncharacterized protein LOC121776421 isoform X2: MYPKVKVRQETEEEADHYDYGFLVPISPNHHLPAFRHPRKLTKHPSAGATKPNDLLQLHVVYVVQSYQVQTEME; this comes from the exons A TGTATCCGAAGGTGAAGGTGCGGCAAGAGACTGAAGAAGAAGCTGATCATTATGATTACG GGTTCCTGGTTCCGATTTCCCCAAATCACCATCTCCCGGCTTTCAGGCATCCAAGG AAACTAACAAAGCACCCATCAGCGGGAGCAACAAAACCAAACGACCTACTTCAGCTCCACGTCGTCTATGTCGTGCAGTCTTATCAAGTCCAG ACAGAAATGGAGTGA
- the LOC121776421 gene encoding uncharacterized protein LOC121776421 isoform X1, protein MYPKVKVRQETEEEADHYDYGFLVPISPNHHLPAFRHPRKLTKHPSAGATKPNDLLQLHVVYVVQSYQVQLQAHFSRIHREGYRAADFMEDRGPSMCPYSYFLSWSYSVSVI, encoded by the exons A TGTATCCGAAGGTGAAGGTGCGGCAAGAGACTGAAGAAGAAGCTGATCATTATGATTACG GGTTCCTGGTTCCGATTTCCCCAAATCACCATCTCCCGGCTTTCAGGCATCCAAGG AAACTAACAAAGCACCCATCAGCGGGAGCAACAAAACCAAACGACCTACTTCAGCTCCACGTCGTCTATGTCGTGCAGTCTTATCAAGTCCAG TTGCAGGCTCACTTCTCTCGCATCCATCGAGAGGGCTATCGAGCAGCTGACTTCATGGAAGATAGGGGTCCAAGCATGTGCCCTTACTCCTACTTTCTATCATGGAGTTATAGTGTCTCCGTCATCTGA